One Leptotrichia hongkongensis genomic window carries:
- a CDS encoding heavy metal translocating P-type ATPase, which yields MKTNECTLFIDGVDCPNCAAKIERKLNTLQRIKAATVDFLGKRVIIESENFSQDELAKFIQDEVSKIKDGVKISTKKLHAHSHSHSHSHAHAHSHDHSHAHGEEDTDKIKKKLLIGGILFVLGIFIPKTLFIPKLAVFLISYFIIGGDVLLSAVKNILKGQIFDENFLMAIATVGAFAIGEYPEGVAVMLFYQLGELFQGIAVNNSRKSIIALMDIRPDYANLKTDNGIKKVNPEEIKVTDIIVVKPGEKVPLDGKIINGNSAFDTSALTGESLPREAKSGDNVLSGFINKTGLVEIEVAKVFSESTVSKILDLVENASSKKSKTENFITKFAKYYTPAVVITALIMAIFPPLLISGATFTDWIYRALIFLVVSCPCALIISIPLGFFGGIGGASKHGILVKGANYLEALNDVESVVMDKTGTLTKGIFKVTEINVENNVKINDFENNKTDLTQSLLLKYAAHIEKFSNHPIAQSIVSEYENTVAKIDESVIKDFEEISGFGIKANINNHQILAGNSKLMNLENIKFTEKENLGTVIYIAFDGQYIGNVLISDEIKADSPKAIKGMKANGIKEIIMLTGDNNAIGKNIAQKLGIDKVFAELLPNEKVEKLEEIYKTKSEKGKVVFVGDGINDAPVLARADIGIAMGGVGSDAAIEAADVVIMNDEPSKIVTAMKIAKKTKTIVWQNIALAFAVKLIVLILGLFGDATMWEAVFADVGVALLAVLNATRVLKYKVDEN from the coding sequence ATGAAAACTAATGAATGCACATTGTTTATTGATGGGGTAGACTGCCCAAATTGTGCTGCTAAGATTGAACGTAAATTAAATACATTGCAAAGGATTAAGGCAGCTACTGTCGATTTCCTTGGAAAACGAGTTATTATAGAATCTGAGAATTTTTCGCAAGATGAACTGGCAAAATTTATTCAAGATGAAGTAAGTAAAATTAAGGACGGAGTAAAGATTTCTACTAAAAAGCTCCATGCCCACAGCCATAGTCACTCGCATTCTCATGCACACGCTCACTCCCATGATCATAGTCACGCTCATGGAGAAGAGGATACTGATAAAATAAAGAAAAAATTATTAATTGGTGGAATTTTATTTGTTTTAGGAATTTTTATTCCAAAAACTTTATTTATTCCTAAATTAGCTGTATTTCTAATAAGTTATTTCATAATTGGTGGCGATGTGCTGCTGTCTGCTGTAAAAAATATTTTGAAGGGGCAAATCTTTGACGAAAACTTTTTGATGGCGATTGCTACAGTTGGTGCATTTGCTATTGGGGAATATCCTGAAGGTGTGGCTGTTATGCTATTCTATCAGCTTGGGGAACTATTTCAAGGTATTGCAGTCAATAATTCAAGAAAATCTATTATAGCGTTAATGGATATTCGTCCTGATTATGCAAATCTTAAAACTGATAATGGAATAAAAAAAGTAAATCCCGAAGAAATAAAAGTTACTGACATTATTGTAGTAAAACCAGGAGAAAAAGTACCTTTAGATGGAAAGATTATAAATGGAAATTCAGCTTTTGACACTTCTGCACTAACAGGAGAATCGTTGCCACGTGAAGCAAAATCAGGAGATAACGTCCTAAGTGGATTTATAAATAAAACAGGGCTTGTGGAAATTGAAGTTGCAAAAGTGTTTTCAGAATCAACTGTTTCCAAAATACTTGACTTGGTGGAAAATGCCAGCAGTAAAAAGTCAAAAACAGAAAACTTTATTACAAAATTTGCAAAATATTATACTCCAGCAGTTGTAATAACAGCTTTAATTATGGCAATTTTCCCTCCATTGTTAATTTCAGGCGCAACATTTACAGACTGGATTTATCGTGCTTTAATTTTCCTTGTTGTATCTTGTCCATGTGCTTTGATTATCTCTATTCCATTAGGGTTTTTTGGTGGAATTGGTGGTGCTTCAAAACACGGAATTCTGGTAAAAGGTGCAAATTATCTGGAAGCATTGAATGATGTGGAAAGTGTCGTTATGGACAAAACTGGAACTTTGACAAAAGGTATCTTCAAAGTTACTGAAATAAACGTTGAAAATAATGTAAAAATAAATGACTTTGAAAATAATAAAACTGATTTGACACAATCTTTACTATTAAAATATGCTGCACATATTGAAAAATTTTCAAATCATCCTATTGCACAGTCAATAGTTTCTGAATATGAAAATACTGTTGCAAAAATTGATGAAAGCGTTATAAAAGATTTTGAAGAAATTTCAGGATTTGGAATAAAGGCTAACATAAATAATCATCAGATTTTAGCTGGAAATTCTAAATTGATGAACTTGGAAAATATTAAATTTACTGAAAAAGAAAATTTAGGAACTGTAATTTACATTGCATTTGATGGGCAATATATCGGAAATGTCCTAATTTCTGATGAAATAAAAGCAGATTCTCCAAAAGCAATCAAAGGAATGAAAGCAAACGGAATCAAGGAAATTATAATGCTTACTGGTGATAACAATGCAATTGGTAAAAACATTGCTCAAAAGCTTGGGATTGATAAAGTTTTTGCTGAACTGCTTCCAAATGAAAAAGTTGAAAAACTGGAAGAAATTTACAAGACTAAAAGTGAAAAAGGGAAGGTTGTATTCGTAGGAGATGGAATAAATGATGCTCCTGTACTTGCCAGAGCCGATATTGGAATCGCAATGGGAGGTGTTGGAAGTGATGCTGCCATCGAAGCTGCTGATGTTGTAATAATGAACGATGAACCTTCAAAAATCGTAACTGCTATGAAAATAGCCAAAAAAACTAAAACAATTGTTTGGCAAAACATTGCTTTAGCATTTGCTGTAAAATTAATAGTTCTAATTCTAGGGCTTTTTGGGGATGCAACAATGTGGGAAGCTGTATTTGCAGACGTTGGTGTTGCCTTACTTGCTGTATTGAATGCAACTAGAGTTTTGAAATATAAAGTTGATGAAAATTAA
- a CDS encoding dihydroorotase, translated as MEDNKIIILKNGIDVFGNKIEILINDEIIKKISENIDESRFKNNKNVRIIDVEEKLIMPGVIDVHTHMREPGITYKEDFTTGSRACAKAGITTFYDMPNTIPTTTTLENLLEKKKLASKKSIVNFGFHFGGSKNDNVEEMKKVLRNGEANTVKIFMNVTTGEMLIEDDKILKKVFENSELVLVHAENDMIDKAIELNKNYGKGLYVCHIPSAEELKKVISAKKNKELNTKEHPIYAEVTPHHLFLNTEIRESTERNKMLLRMKPELREKSDNEFLWEAINQGEVDTIGTDHAPHLISEKLEKITFGMPGVETSLALMINAFNEGKISLETIQKLMCENPAKIMKIEKRGKLQEGFFADIIVVDTQKDWIVGVDDTIESKCGWTPYENWKLKGKNTMTIVNGKIIYENGKINDIPKGKEIKFSE; from the coding sequence ATGGAAGATAACAAGATTATCATTCTAAAAAATGGCATTGATGTTTTTGGAAATAAAATTGAAATTTTAATAAATGATGAAATTATTAAAAAAATTTCTGAAAATATTGATGAAAGCAGATTTAAAAATAACAAAAATGTCAGAATCATTGATGTTGAAGAAAAATTAATAATGCCAGGAGTTATTGATGTGCATACGCATATGAGAGAACCAGGAATTACCTACAAAGAAGATTTTACAACAGGTTCACGTGCGTGTGCCAAAGCTGGTATTACGACTTTTTATGATATGCCAAACACAATTCCGACGACCACAACGTTAGAAAATTTGCTGGAAAAGAAAAAATTAGCAAGTAAAAAGTCAATTGTGAATTTTGGATTTCATTTTGGTGGAAGTAAAAATGATAACGTTGAGGAAATGAAAAAGGTTTTGAGAAATGGCGAAGCAAATACAGTAAAAATTTTTATGAATGTAACGACTGGAGAGATGCTTATCGAAGATGATAAAATCTTGAAAAAGGTATTTGAAAATTCTGAATTGGTACTGGTTCACGCTGAAAATGATATGATTGACAAGGCAATAGAATTAAATAAAAATTATGGAAAAGGACTTTATGTTTGTCATATCCCATCAGCGGAAGAATTAAAAAAAGTTATAAGTGCCAAGAAAAATAAAGAATTAAATACAAAAGAGCATCCAATTTATGCTGAAGTTACGCCTCATCATTTATTTTTAAATACTGAGATTCGTGAAAGTACAGAGCGGAATAAAATGCTTCTAAGAATGAAACCTGAATTAAGAGAAAAATCTGATAATGAATTTTTATGGGAGGCAATAAATCAAGGAGAAGTTGATACAATTGGAACAGATCACGCACCACATCTAATAAGTGAAAAATTGGAAAAAATTACGTTTGGAATGCCAGGAGTAGAAACTTCACTTGCACTTATGATAAATGCCTTCAACGAAGGGAAAATATCACTTGAAACAATACAAAAGTTAATGTGTGAAAATCCTGCAAAAATAATGAAAATTGAAAAAAGAGGAAAGTTGCAGGAAGGTTTTTTTGCCGATATAATTGTAGTTGATACACAAAAAGATTGGATTGTCGGTGTAGATGACACAATTGAATCAAAATGTGGCTGGACTCCTTATGAAAACTGGAAATTAAAAGGAAAAAACACAATGACAATTGTAAATGGAAAAATTATTTATGAAAATGGGAAAATTAATGATATTCCTAAAGGAAAAGAAATCAAATTTTCAGAATAA
- the pyrF gene encoding orotidine-5'-phosphate decarboxylase: protein MARIDERAKDRIFVALDYDNMEDAKRLVEKLGDNISMYKVGLESYLNTDGKLIDYLHEKGKKVFLDLKFHDITNTVKMACANAIKKNVFMFNIHCSNGSKTMKEVAELVKESKSESLLIGVTILTNLGENDIFEMYKSDLKLEEIVLNLATIARNSGMHGIVCSPQESKDVKEKLGENFVTVCPGVRPKFTLNADGKSNDDQTRIMTPADAIKQGVDFLVVGRPITRAANPEESAKLILEEISEAL from the coding sequence ATGGCTAGAATTGATGAGAGAGCAAAAGATAGAATATTTGTTGCGCTGGATTATGATAATATGGAAGATGCAAAAAGACTTGTAGAGAAACTTGGAGATAATATTTCAATGTATAAAGTTGGGCTTGAGAGCTATCTAAATACAGACGGGAAATTAATAGATTATTTGCACGAAAAGGGGAAAAAAGTATTTTTGGATTTAAAATTTCACGATATTACGAATACTGTGAAAATGGCTTGTGCGAATGCTATTAAAAAAAATGTATTTATGTTTAATATTCATTGTTCAAATGGAAGCAAAACTATGAAAGAAGTTGCTGAATTGGTAAAGGAAAGTAAATCAGAAAGCCTTTTAATTGGAGTGACAATTTTGACAAACTTGGGTGAAAATGATATTTTTGAAATGTATAAAAGTGATTTAAAATTAGAGGAAATTGTTTTGAATCTTGCCACAATTGCCAGAAATAGCGGAATGCACGGAATTGTGTGTTCACCCCAGGAGTCAAAGGACGTAAAAGAAAAACTAGGAGAGAATTTTGTAACAGTCTGTCCTGGGGTACGTCCTAAATTTACATTAAATGCTGATGGGAAAAGTAATGATGACCAGACACGAATTATGACGCCAGCAGATGCAATAAAACAGGGGGTAGATTTTCTTGTAGTTGGGCGCCCAATAACTAGGGCTGCAAATCCAGAAGAAAGTGCAAAATTAATTTTGGAGGAAATTTCAGAAGCATTATAA